In the Bifidobacterium catenulatum PV20-2 genome, one interval contains:
- a CDS encoding S24/S26 family peptidase has product MSEHANSLGIEDYLRRYGMLTYRFQGVSMLPLLRQGRDDVTIRLCAEADIPKLKRGDVILFKDYRGAYILHRIVHVEEHEIITRGDNCAYSDQPIQSSQVLGILTGYTHNGRERTVEDRSYRAYSRYIAMTTPVRLVYKRACIRLIELARAMQTRFNG; this is encoded by the coding sequence ATGAGTGAGCATGCCAATAGCCTCGGCATAGAGGATTATCTACGGCGATATGGCATGCTGACGTACCGTTTTCAGGGCGTCAGCATGTTGCCGTTATTGCGGCAGGGGCGAGATGACGTCACCATTCGGCTGTGTGCCGAGGCGGACATTCCGAAGCTTAAACGGGGTGATGTCATACTGTTCAAAGACTATCGGGGTGCTTATATTCTGCACCGCATCGTACATGTCGAAGAGCATGAGATCATTACTCGTGGCGATAATTGCGCATATTCGGACCAACCTATTCAGTCCAGCCAGGTGCTTGGAATACTGACCGGCTATACCCATAACGGTCGCGAGCGTACGGTTGAAGACCGTTCATATCGTGCGTATTCGCGATATATCGCTATGACCACCCCCGTAAGATTGGTGTACAAACGAGCATGCATACGTCTGATAGAGCTGGCGAGGGCAATGCAAACGAGATTCAACGGCTAG
- a CDS encoding PqqD family protein, translated as MKLKSSFVTHNTDAEHVMISVDSQAFSGLVRSNSTAAYIVEMLKAGATESQLVGACLERYEVDELEAQAGVAYVLEMLRAIDALDE; from the coding sequence GTGAAGCTTAAATCTTCTTTCGTTACGCACAACACTGATGCCGAGCATGTCATGATTTCGGTTGACTCGCAGGCTTTTTCTGGACTGGTGCGCAGCAATAGTACCGCGGCGTACATTGTGGAGATGCTCAAGGCGGGTGCCACGGAAAGCCAGCTGGTTGGCGCATGCTTGGAAAGGTATGAGGTTGACGAGCTGGAAGCCCAAGCGGGCGTAGCATACGTGCTTGAAATGTTGCGTGCTATTGACGCGCTCGATGAGTGA
- a CDS encoding protein-tyrosine-phosphatase: MHIMFVCTGNICRSPMGELLLTRYLAGTTVQVSSAGTRGLPRCQMDPSSARLMTSVNIEPSGFRSRRLTRSMAESADLILCFEKEQRKDIVALAPGAVRYTFLLNDFANMCQYCAQNGMVSGLTIQERLASVIKVSSMIRPMLPTPKDIDDPHGKSFDKFRIAANQTNNALRTMLKSMKKHYGVGMAPVRSQICSVRSTTAYNMWA, from the coding sequence ATGCATATCATGTTCGTCTGTACAGGCAATATCTGCCGGTCGCCTATGGGCGAACTCTTGCTCACTCGCTACCTCGCTGGCACCACTGTGCAGGTTTCCAGCGCCGGCACGCGTGGCCTTCCGCGATGCCAGATGGATCCGTCCAGTGCCAGACTTATGACCAGCGTCAACATTGAACCAAGCGGATTCCGATCCCGCAGACTCACCCGATCTATGGCTGAGAGTGCTGATCTGATTCTCTGCTTCGAGAAAGAACAGCGCAAAGACATCGTTGCCCTCGCGCCCGGCGCGGTCCGTTATACATTTCTGCTTAACGACTTCGCCAATATGTGCCAATACTGCGCGCAAAACGGCATGGTAAGCGGACTGACCATCCAGGAGCGTCTTGCATCCGTTATCAAAGTCTCTTCCATGATTCGTCCGATGTTGCCCACTCCCAAAGATATCGATGACCCGCACGGCAAGTCGTTCGACAAGTTCCGTATCGCGGCCAACCAAACCAATAATGCTCTGCGAACCATGCTGAAGAGCATGAAAAAGCATTACGGCGTGGGTATGGCGCCTGTTCGCTCGCAGATTTGTTCTGTGCGGTCCACTACCGCCTACAATATGTGGGCTTAG
- a CDS encoding endonuclease/exonuclease/phosphatase family protein, with protein MTRLGDVQRNETRHETRSTLLTVLLWLVTAVIVVAMLLRMLPNNLDGKRYVPLVVALMPWLGLLSAVIVVFALTIRRIGKRRALAALSAVCVVIQVAWHWGYVVPAASPAAQPMATVRVMTFNTKQGVADAQQIVETIRDEHIEVLAMQEVSSDLLNRLNDEGIADYLPYFVIPQLTWHDNGGVNVLYSAHPLQEATENLIPIESSSIPAATVVLNGRTVRFGSVHPFSPRPRNQGLWNKSLDSIAQLRHYGNNESYVLMGDFNSTWDHASFRYLLGDRFTDAGQSAGEGLHMTFPAVFPIAEIDHIIYDKGVRATDLATKRIQGSDHLALLATLTIA; from the coding sequence ATGACTCGACTTGGCGACGTTCAGCGCAATGAAACGCGTCACGAAACGCGTTCAACGTTGCTGACGGTTTTGCTTTGGTTGGTCACCGCGGTCATTGTGGTGGCGATGTTGTTGCGCATGCTGCCGAATAATCTTGATGGTAAACGCTATGTGCCTCTGGTTGTTGCGCTGATGCCGTGGCTGGGTTTGCTTTCCGCTGTGATTGTGGTTTTTGCTCTGACGATTCGCCGTATCGGCAAACGAAGGGCGTTGGCTGCATTGAGCGCGGTATGCGTGGTCATACAAGTCGCTTGGCATTGGGGGTATGTTGTGCCGGCTGCCAGCCCTGCCGCACAGCCCATGGCAACGGTTCGTGTTATGACGTTCAACACAAAGCAAGGTGTTGCCGATGCACAACAAATCGTTGAAACAATACGCGACGAGCATATCGAAGTCTTGGCAATGCAAGAGGTTTCTTCGGATTTGCTGAACAGACTGAACGATGAGGGAATCGCAGATTATCTTCCATATTTCGTTATTCCGCAGCTTACATGGCATGATAATGGCGGTGTGAATGTGCTGTACAGTGCGCATCCGTTGCAGGAAGCAACTGAGAATCTTATTCCTATAGAATCAAGCAGCATTCCTGCTGCAACCGTTGTGCTCAACGGAAGAACAGTGAGATTCGGGTCGGTGCATCCTTTTTCTCCGCGTCCCAGAAATCAGGGTTTATGGAATAAAAGTTTGGATTCTATCGCTCAATTACGGCATTATGGCAATAATGAATCATATGTTTTGATGGGTGATTTTAATTCCACATGGGATCATGCAAGTTTTAGATATTTGCTTGGTGATCGTTTTACTGACGCTGGTCAGAGCGCGGGGGAGGGTCTGCATATGACGTTCCCTGCAGTATTTCCGATTGCTGAAATCGACCATATTATTTATGACAAGGGCGTGCGTGCAACTGATCTTGCAACCAAGCGGATTCAAGGTTCCGACCATCTCGCACTGCTTGCCACCCTAACCATTGCATAG
- a CDS encoding AAA family ATPase: MIRLKSLSLQDIKNVEKGMVVFSDLPSGGSVTGIYGQNGSGKTAVITVVRCLRCLMAGWSVPDECIVGLVRQGSESASISAVFSVGDDEVGYSVRLKPIENGKAHVGQETVELRSPGERKRVLLDHKVSEEDEMGLLVSTLSPVSQWNSLKSVRRADEKFRQEETLAWSQGRSFVFATSFFDALKVIDEEISDTSNLPKAKRDARDTNLRPLISVLSALSNYARENMRIMTTREGAAVSFGCVPIAHGSRFDVLNITQPVIVPQDLQPVIEQMVEQSNEVLPTVIPGLQLGCDMQDDVTDDRQPGVRVFLRSERNGVAIPFWAESEGVKRIVGMMSLLIRMFNESDVCIAIDEIDSGIFEILLGTLLQVIAEYGRGQLIFTAHNLRVLEVLSDKSIVFSTSNPKNRFTTIKGVRDSNNLRNMYIRAVNIDDQPEELAPRVRKSRVAVAFNKAGRVMRKDDHA, from the coding sequence ATGATCCGTCTGAAGTCGTTGTCCTTGCAGGATATAAAAAACGTTGAAAAAGGCATGGTTGTCTTTTCTGATCTGCCTTCCGGGGGAAGTGTTACTGGAATTTATGGTCAGAACGGGTCTGGCAAAACTGCGGTTATTACGGTGGTGCGCTGCCTCCGGTGTTTGATGGCGGGGTGGTCGGTGCCTGATGAATGCATCGTTGGGCTTGTGCGTCAGGGAAGTGAATCGGCGTCGATTTCTGCTGTTTTTTCTGTTGGTGATGATGAGGTCGGATATTCTGTTCGCCTGAAACCTATTGAGAATGGAAAGGCTCATGTTGGCCAAGAGACGGTTGAATTGCGTTCTCCAGGTGAAAGAAAGCGTGTTCTTCTGGATCATAAGGTTTCCGAGGAAGACGAGATGGGTCTTCTTGTTTCCACCTTGTCTCCGGTCAGTCAATGGAATTCGTTGAAATCGGTACGTAGGGCTGATGAAAAATTCCGTCAGGAAGAGACTCTTGCGTGGAGCCAAGGTCGTTCTTTCGTTTTCGCCACGAGTTTTTTTGATGCTTTGAAGGTGATTGATGAAGAGATTTCCGATACTTCCAATCTGCCGAAGGCAAAGAGGGATGCGCGGGATACGAATCTTCGCCCATTGATTTCGGTGCTGTCGGCATTGTCGAATTACGCGCGTGAAAACATGAGGATTATGACAACTCGCGAGGGTGCAGCGGTTTCTTTTGGATGTGTGCCAATTGCGCACGGATCCAGATTCGATGTGCTGAACATCACGCAGCCGGTCATTGTGCCTCAGGATTTGCAGCCGGTCATCGAGCAGATGGTTGAGCAGTCCAATGAGGTGTTGCCTACGGTTATTCCGGGCCTTCAGCTGGGCTGTGACATGCAAGATGACGTTACCGATGATAGGCAACCTGGCGTGCGTGTATTTTTGAGAAGCGAACGTAACGGTGTTGCTATACCATTTTGGGCGGAATCCGAAGGCGTCAAGCGTATTGTCGGCATGATGTCTTTGCTGATTAGGATGTTTAATGAATCCGATGTGTGTATCGCCATCGATGAAATTGATTCCGGTATTTTCGAAATTCTGCTAGGTACCTTGCTTCAGGTGATTGCTGAATATGGCAGAGGACAGTTAATTTTTACTGCTCATAATCTGCGCGTGCTGGAAGTGCTTTCAGATAAATCTATTGTTTTCTCAACATCAAATCCGAAGAATCGTTTTACGACAATTAAAGGTGTTCGCGATAGTAATAATTTGAGAAATATGTATATTCGTGCTGTGAATATTGACGATCAGCCTGAGGAATTGGCTCCGCGAGTTCGAAAGTCGAGAGTTGCGGTCGCTTTCAATAAGGCGGGACGCGTAATGAGAAAGGATGACCATGCCTAA
- a CDS encoding MDR family MFS transporter — MSAKRSMSRALTREESYQNGHLTRTAFISIAILTFITFVGNFTQLQLSAALPTIVSDFGISVTTGQWLTSIFQLVMGVMVPLTAYLTRRFSTREIVLVSMVVFTIGSLFAWLGPTFLMVLIGRLLEAVGTGVMWPVLQITVFSIYPLSRRGFAMGTVGMAMSVAPAIGPTLGGVQTDLNGWRSIFLTLTIIGVISLLLAYFGLHNFGENDKTAKADFFSVGLSVFGFGGLMFGFTNIESYSFVNPMVWLPMVIGVTGIIWFVFRQIHGARRQIENSEAQPPLLNLSVLKNRSFTVGTITAALAFFAFSSIMVIMPLYIQDCRGYSAAISGLVMLPGALGQCISQFFGGKVLDRFGARPVALIGTITLCFGTVMMSLISMTSWIWWVSIWQFVRQIGMGFVLMPITTWSLNCLEPEEVSAGSAVTNTVRQIAGAIGAPVLVILMETFTSLRWAALGGTKAVYAAANVFGIQWALRVSAAICFVMVLMVFFGVRGQGAGSTHETVQRALSRRRAA; from the coding sequence ATGTCAGCGAAGCGGAGCATGTCCCGAGCGCTTACTCGAGAGGAATCGTATCAGAACGGTCATTTAACGCGCACGGCGTTTATTTCCATTGCGATTCTTACATTTATTACGTTCGTCGGTAATTTCACGCAATTGCAGTTGAGTGCCGCGTTGCCGACGATCGTCAGTGATTTCGGTATTTCCGTTACGACCGGTCAGTGGCTGACATCGATTTTCCAGCTGGTCATGGGCGTGATGGTGCCGCTTACGGCATACCTTACGAGACGTTTTTCGACTCGCGAAATCGTGCTTGTTTCCATGGTTGTGTTCACGATCGGTTCGCTGTTCGCCTGGCTTGGTCCAACATTTTTGATGGTGCTGATCGGGCGTTTGCTTGAGGCGGTTGGCACGGGTGTGATGTGGCCGGTGCTGCAGATTACTGTGTTTTCGATTTATCCGCTGTCTCGCCGTGGTTTCGCAATGGGTACGGTTGGCATGGCGATGAGCGTGGCTCCGGCGATCGGTCCGACGCTTGGCGGCGTGCAGACGGATTTGAACGGTTGGCGTTCAATTTTCCTCACGTTGACCATTATCGGCGTTATCTCGCTGCTTCTTGCCTATTTTGGATTGCATAATTTCGGCGAGAACGATAAAACCGCGAAGGCTGACTTTTTCTCCGTTGGACTGTCTGTTTTCGGTTTTGGCGGCTTAATGTTCGGCTTTACGAATATTGAATCGTATTCGTTTGTAAATCCGATGGTTTGGCTGCCAATGGTGATTGGCGTTACGGGAATTATTTGGTTTGTGTTCCGCCAGATTCATGGCGCGCGCAGGCAGATTGAAAATTCTGAAGCGCAACCGCCGCTGTTGAATTTGAGCGTGTTGAAGAATCGTAGTTTTACTGTTGGCACGATCACGGCCGCGCTTGCGTTCTTCGCGTTCAGTTCGATTATGGTGATCATGCCCCTGTACATTCAGGATTGCCGTGGCTATTCTGCTGCGATTAGCGGCCTGGTGATGCTTCCTGGCGCGCTTGGCCAGTGCATTTCGCAGTTTTTCGGCGGTAAGGTGCTTGACCGTTTCGGTGCGCGTCCGGTGGCGTTGATCGGTACGATTACCTTGTGTTTCGGTACGGTCATGATGAGTTTGATTTCCATGACTTCGTGGATTTGGTGGGTGTCGATTTGGCAGTTTGTGCGCCAGATCGGCATGGGTTTCGTGTTGATGCCGATCACCACATGGTCGCTGAATTGTTTGGAACCGGAAGAGGTGAGCGCCGGATCCGCGGTGACGAATACGGTTCGTCAGATTGCGGGCGCGATTGGCGCTCCGGTGCTGGTGATTTTGATGGAGACGTTCACGTCTCTTCGTTGGGCTGCGCTTGGTGGCACAAAAGCCGTGTATGCGGCTGCCAACGTGTTCGGCATTCAGTGGGCGCTTCGTGTTAGCGCGGCAATCTGCTTTGTGATGGTGCTGATGGTGTTCTTCGGCGTGCGCGGCCAGGGTGCCGGTTCCACGCATGAAACCGTGCAACGCGCCCTCAGCCGTAGGCGTGCCGCCTGA
- a CDS encoding GGDEF domain-containing protein has translation MLISYRKNLNRTIFLAMMSFFVLPVLATIYQALAYGFSLQCLAAVISTQIMFIMDTVEINLRFHSQQADYRKARYEAEHDGMTGLLNKEAGWKRMREYFNRMGSRDEALLMFIDIDDFKTINDTYGHTAGDFWIREVASQLRHIYRQDDIICRYGGDEFLALIRNTASEQVLETTLGIFFQQLARTSEQHGQDVRCSVGVCRIAASRIRRNTGISRNTGISRNTDEGNSEDIRGEVDFDQCVKQADLALYETKRSNKGRFTVYNYTPPPARIRKHLRLNA, from the coding sequence ATGCTGATCTCATATCGCAAGAATCTTAATCGCACTATTTTCCTCGCCATGATGTCGTTCTTCGTGCTTCCGGTATTGGCGACCATCTACCAAGCACTGGCATACGGTTTTTCATTGCAATGTTTGGCGGCCGTAATTTCCACACAGATCATGTTCATTATGGACACCGTGGAAATAAACCTGCGATTCCACTCGCAACAGGCCGACTACCGAAAAGCAAGATACGAAGCCGAACATGACGGCATGACCGGTTTGCTGAACAAGGAAGCGGGATGGAAACGCATGCGCGAATACTTCAACCGCATGGGTTCGCGCGATGAGGCACTGCTGATGTTCATTGACATCGACGATTTCAAAACCATCAATGACACATATGGACACACGGCCGGCGATTTCTGGATTCGCGAGGTCGCATCCCAACTTCGGCACATCTACCGGCAAGATGACATTATCTGCCGATATGGCGGCGACGAATTCTTGGCGCTCATTCGCAATACCGCCAGCGAACAGGTGCTCGAAACCACGCTGGGCATATTCTTCCAACAGTTGGCACGCACCTCGGAACAGCACGGGCAAGACGTGCGTTGCAGCGTAGGCGTATGCCGCATTGCCGCCAGCCGCATCCGCAGAAACACGGGCATCAGCAGAAACACGGGCATCAGCAGAAACACGGATGAAGGAAACAGCGAAGATATCAGAGGCGAAGTGGATTTCGACCAATGCGTCAAACAGGCCGACCTAGCGCTGTACGAAACCAAGCGGTCCAACAAAGGAAGATTCACCGTCTACAATTACACCCCCCCCCCAGCCAGAATCCGCAAACATCTGCGCCTAAATGCATAG
- a CDS encoding Nramp family divalent metal transporter — MDSKNAITTPQPQSHQHYGHALAGILGPAFVAAVAYVDPGNVAANVTSGATYGYLLVWVLVLANCMSVLIQYQSAKLGIVTGRSLPEILGERLGDAGRFMFFMQAEVIAIATDLAEVIGGAIALKLLFGLPLFVGGCIIGAISTVLLIFQKGPTHRLFEKMIIALLLVITFGFIAGLFIDPPNPTQVATGLIPRFKGSATVLMAASMLGATVMPHAIYLHSTLVNDHYSAGQKKPDIKTLLHGSKVDVVWALLLAGTVNLALLILAANSLYGVTGTDSIEGAQHAIAAALGPVIGTIFSIGLLASSLSSTSVGTYAGAEIMHGLLRVKAPMWACRVVTLVPALIVLWFAKNPTEALIIGQVILSIGIPFAIIPLMKYTHDRSLMGDYVDGSVKFAINMIVVSLIVALNVILVFLTLSGRS, encoded by the coding sequence ATGGATTCAAAGAATGCAATAACTACTCCGCAACCACAATCTCACCAGCATTACGGGCACGCGCTCGCCGGCATCCTCGGCCCCGCTTTTGTGGCGGCTGTGGCATACGTGGACCCCGGCAACGTGGCTGCAAATGTTACTTCCGGAGCCACATACGGCTATCTGCTGGTATGGGTGCTCGTTCTGGCCAACTGCATGAGCGTGCTCATCCAATACCAGTCAGCCAAACTCGGCATCGTCACGGGCCGGAGTCTGCCGGAGATTCTGGGCGAACGTCTGGGGGATGCCGGCCGGTTCATGTTCTTCATGCAGGCTGAGGTGATCGCCATCGCCACGGATCTGGCGGAGGTGATCGGCGGAGCGATTGCACTGAAACTGCTGTTCGGTCTGCCGTTGTTCGTCGGCGGCTGCATTATCGGCGCGATTTCCACGGTGTTGCTGATTTTCCAGAAGGGGCCTACGCATCGTCTTTTCGAGAAGATGATCATCGCGCTGCTGTTGGTGATCACGTTCGGCTTCATCGCGGGTCTTTTCATCGACCCGCCGAATCCCACGCAGGTGGCAACGGGCTTGATCCCGCGTTTCAAAGGGTCCGCGACCGTGCTCATGGCCGCCTCGATGCTGGGAGCCACGGTGATGCCGCATGCGATTTACCTGCATTCCACACTCGTCAATGACCATTATTCCGCGGGGCAAAAGAAGCCCGACATCAAGACGCTGCTGCATGGCAGCAAGGTCGATGTGGTATGGGCGTTGCTTCTGGCCGGCACGGTGAATCTGGCGCTGCTGATTCTCGCGGCGAATTCGCTGTATGGCGTGACCGGCACTGATTCGATCGAAGGCGCGCAGCATGCCATCGCCGCCGCTCTGGGCCCTGTGATCGGCACGATTTTCTCGATTGGACTGTTGGCTTCCAGTCTGAGCTCCACATCGGTCGGCACGTATGCCGGCGCCGAAATTATGCATGGACTGTTGCGGGTCAAAGCGCCGATGTGGGCGTGCCGCGTGGTGACGCTTGTGCCGGCATTGATTGTACTGTGGTTTGCGAAGAATCCGACGGAGGCGCTGATCATAGGGCAGGTGATACTGTCGATCGGTATTCCGTTCGCGATCATTCCGCTGATGAAATACACTCACGATCGCTCATTAATGGGCGATTATGTGGATGGTTCGGTGAAATTCGCGATTAATATGATAGTTGTTTCGTTGATTGTTGCGCTTAATGTGATTCTCGTCTTCCTCACACTTTCCGGCCGCTCCTAG
- a CDS encoding aldo/keto reductase has protein sequence MATFHTPMVTLSDGNLIPQIGLGVLRIDDEGVTSVVEGALEVGYRHIDGAAGYNNEAGVGRALRNAGFTQGEHRKNLWVTTKLRDSEQGYDSARKAFDRQLSLLQLDYVDMYMLHWPTPFDWRSGETWKAFQEFRAENRVRTLGVCNFMPEHLDRLYEETGEYPAVNQIELHPTWQQREVVEYCKAHGIAVEAYSPMARGADLNAGNGTIERIAAAHGVTPAQVILRWHIENGTIIIPKSTHAERQKQNLDLFGFALAPEEHAAIDALDGPTRAGHDPMTFTYA, from the coding sequence ATGGCTACTTTCCATACTCCGATGGTTACGCTTTCCGACGGCAATCTGATTCCGCAGATCGGTTTGGGCGTACTGCGCATCGACGATGAAGGCGTTACTTCCGTAGTAGAAGGCGCGCTGGAAGTCGGATACCGTCACATCGATGGTGCCGCGGGATACAACAACGAGGCCGGTGTGGGGCGTGCGTTGCGCAATGCGGGCTTCACGCAAGGCGAGCATCGCAAGAATCTGTGGGTGACCACGAAGCTGCGCGATTCGGAACAGGGGTACGATTCCGCGCGCAAGGCGTTCGACCGGCAGCTTAGTCTGCTGCAGCTCGACTACGTGGACATGTACATGCTGCACTGGCCGACGCCGTTCGACTGGCGTTCCGGCGAAACGTGGAAGGCATTCCAGGAGTTTCGTGCGGAAAACCGCGTGCGCACACTGGGCGTGTGCAATTTCATGCCTGAACATCTTGACCGCTTGTATGAGGAAACCGGTGAATATCCGGCCGTCAACCAGATCGAACTGCACCCGACCTGGCAGCAGCGCGAAGTTGTGGAATACTGCAAGGCGCATGGCATTGCAGTGGAAGCGTATTCGCCGATGGCCCGCGGCGCTGATTTGAACGCTGGAAATGGCACGATCGAACGTATCGCAGCCGCGCACGGGGTCACCCCGGCACAGGTGATCCTGCGCTGGCATATCGAAAATGGAACAATCATCATCCCCAAGTCGACGCATGCGGAACGACAGAAGCAGAATCTCGATCTGTTCGGTTTCGCGCTTGCTCCTGAAGAGCATGCCGCGATTGACGCGCTTGACGGCCCGACGCGCGCAGGTCATGATCCGATGACGTTCACTTACGCCTGA
- a CDS encoding HNH endonuclease family protein: MARKNNRNSYNYRNIEQDVRDIQRAGKRFKKSWINADGPLERILILLVVVAVIGVTIGMLLPKINPTVGEITGEYTATGTAAETLEKLTVDDNPSKAGYDRDAFGFRETDDDGNGCDVREDVLARDLTDVQYKNSRSCQVASGTLDDPYTGQTIQFVRGVKTSSAVQIDHVVALENAWQSGANTWDHTKMYQFGNDMYNLLAVDGPANQQKGSASAAYWLPTNSEYRCDYVARQIGVKDKYGLTVTTQEKRAMLSVLHGCPAQALPAN, encoded by the coding sequence ATGGCACGAAAGAATAATCGTAATTCTTATAATTATCGGAATATTGAGCAAGATGTGCGTGATATTCAGCGGGCTGGAAAACGGTTCAAAAAAAGTTGGATTAATGCTGACGGCCCGCTAGAACGCATTCTCATTCTGCTGGTCGTCGTTGCGGTAATCGGCGTCACTATCGGCATGCTTCTGCCGAAAATCAATCCGACCGTAGGTGAGATTACCGGCGAATACACGGCAACCGGCACTGCCGCGGAAACGTTGGAAAAACTTACGGTTGACGACAATCCCAGCAAAGCCGGATATGATCGCGACGCGTTCGGATTCCGAGAAACCGACGACGACGGCAATGGTTGCGACGTGCGCGAAGATGTGCTCGCCCGCGATTTGACGGACGTGCAATATAAGAACAGCCGCAGCTGCCAAGTTGCGTCGGGTACGCTTGATGACCCGTATACCGGTCAGACCATTCAGTTCGTGCGTGGAGTGAAAACGTCTTCGGCGGTGCAGATCGACCATGTGGTCGCGTTGGAGAATGCATGGCAGTCGGGCGCGAACACATGGGATCATACGAAGATGTACCAATTCGGCAATGACATGTACAATCTGCTGGCCGTGGATGGGCCGGCGAATCAGCAGAAGGGTTCCGCTTCGGCCGCATACTGGCTGCCGACGAACAGCGAATACCGTTGCGATTACGTGGCTCGGCAGATTGGCGTGAAAGACAAGTACGGACTGACCGTCACCACGCAGGAAAAGCGAGCGATGCTTTCCGTGCTGCACGGCTGCCCCGCGCAGGCATTGCCGGCAAACTGA
- a CDS encoding LacI family DNA-binding transcriptional regulator, with amino-acid sequence MGESKLGPKADRKRVTLRDVAEEAGVSLKTASNVINHSGRMTDSTREKVQEVIDRLGYQVNVAARNLNRGKTGFITLAVPTLTAPYLSELANRVIAAARGHGYSVYVTTYTEGSAQGAQSLLRNFNTTVSDGMILSISEVENLEATDLDVDYPLVCVGARSTHGKADHVTPDDIQEARLAAEYLFDHGATRLAVVGSRTEPEHIDSIRDAIDGNAQLRLRGVLEACAARGAAFDSRLVMSTGQDWTIGSGARITQQLIDSGIPFDGIVAFNDQLALGALFTLAANGISVPEQMQVIGFDNIEEAAYFQPPLTTMDSCLDWIAPTAVSRILDRIDGTRVLEPSCITTHSHVIARATTRA; translated from the coding sequence ATGGGCGAGTCAAAGCTGGGGCCGAAAGCGGACAGGAAGCGAGTCACCCTGCGAGACGTGGCCGAAGAGGCAGGCGTTTCGCTCAAAACCGCATCCAACGTGATCAACCATTCCGGGCGCATGACCGACTCCACGCGAGAAAAAGTACAGGAAGTCATCGACCGCCTCGGATACCAAGTGAACGTGGCCGCGCGCAATCTCAACCGCGGTAAAACCGGCTTCATCACACTCGCCGTGCCAACCCTGACCGCCCCCTACCTGTCGGAGCTCGCCAATCGCGTGATCGCCGCGGCCCGCGGCCACGGCTATTCCGTATACGTCACCACGTATACCGAAGGATCCGCACAAGGAGCGCAATCACTCCTGCGCAACTTCAACACCACCGTCTCGGACGGCATGATCCTGTCGATCTCCGAAGTCGAAAACCTTGAAGCGACGGACTTGGACGTGGACTATCCGCTCGTATGCGTGGGCGCGCGTTCCACACACGGCAAAGCCGACCACGTTACCCCCGACGATATTCAGGAAGCCCGACTCGCAGCCGAATACCTGTTCGACCATGGCGCAACCCGGCTCGCGGTGGTCGGATCGCGAACCGAACCGGAACACATTGATTCCATACGAGACGCCATTGACGGCAATGCGCAACTGCGACTTCGCGGCGTGCTCGAAGCGTGCGCCGCGCGGGGAGCGGCATTCGATTCCCGACTGGTAATGAGCACTGGGCAGGATTGGACGATCGGCTCTGGCGCTCGCATTACGCAACAGCTCATCGATTCCGGAATTCCATTCGACGGTATTGTGGCGTTCAATGACCAGCTTGCGTTGGGTGCGCTGTTCACTTTGGCTGCGAACGGCATTTCCGTGCCTGAACAGATGCAGGTGATCGGCTTCGACAATATTGAAGAAGCCGCATATTTCCAGCCTCCGCTGACCACCATGGATTCTTGTCTCGACTGGATTGCGCCGACTGCGGTCAGCCGCATTCTCGACCGGATCGACGGCACGCGTGTGCTGGAGCCGAGTTGCATCACCACCCATTCGCACGTGATCGCCCGTGCCACCACCCGCGCGTAG